One region of Maylandia zebra isolate NMK-2024a linkage group LG10, Mzebra_GT3a, whole genome shotgun sequence genomic DNA includes:
- the LOC101481852 gene encoding LIM/homeobox protein Lhx1-like, with protein sequence MLQCASCEKPILDRFLLKVLDRPWHIKCVQCCDCKCSLTEKCFSREGKLYCKNDFFRKFGTKCAGCAQGILPSDLVRRAKSKVFHLNCFTCVMCNKQLSTGEELYILDEFKFVCKEDYENNSGKDTILLSVTTCSDPSLSPDSQDPQDDGKESENGHLSDKDTCSNENDEQSAVGKRRGPRTTIKAKQLETLKAAFAATPKPTRHIREQLSRETGLNMRVIQVWFQNRRSKERRMKQLSALSARRHVFFRNPRRMRGLGERVEPGELGHFSYYGEYPGEYYGSGGNYEYFQGPPLSQAQTPADLGFVPSTVPAGTPLGAIDHHHPGHHCPGEVQCFSDTLSHHPVDSPSPEPNGPSSIHSISSEMCGPSTPFTTVSLSDNGYTNQLSQPSSEMSEGTVW encoded by the exons ATGCTTCAGTGTGCCAGCTGTGAAAAACCTATTCTCGATAGGTTCTTGCTCAAAGTTTTGGACAGACCGTGGCACATCAAATGCGTCCAGTGCTGCGACTGCAAATGTAGTTTGACAGAGAAGTGTTTTTCTCGAGAAGGGAAACTGTATTGCAAGAATGATTTCTTTAG GAAATTTGGAACCAAGTGCGCTGGATGCGCGCAGGGGATTTTACCCAGTGATCTAGTCCGCAGAGCCAAGAGCAAAGTGTTTCACCTGAACTGTTTCACCTGTGTGATGTGTAACAAACAGCTGTCCACCGGAGAGGAACTGTATATCCTGGACGAATTCAAGTTCGTTTGCAAAGAGGACTATGAAAACAACTCTGGGAAAGACACAATCCTCCTTTCAg TAACGACGTGCAGCGATCCAAGTCTGTCTCCGGACTCTCAGGACCCGCAGGACGACGGGAAGGAGTCAGAAAACGGGCATTTATCGGATAAAGACACGTGCAGCAACGAGAACGACGAGCAGAGCGCCGTCGGAAAACGACGCGGGCCTCGGACCACTATAAAAGCCAAGCAGCTGGAGACCCTGAAAGCGGCTTTTGCGGCCACACCGAAGCCCACCAGGCACATCAGAGAGCAGCTGTCAAGGGAGACGGGTCTTAACATGAGAGTCATCCAG GTTTGGTTCCAAAATCGGAGGTCCAAAGAGAGACGTATGAAACAGCTGAGCGCTCTAAGCGCTCGGAGACACGTGTTTTTCCGCAACCCGAGGAGAATGAGAGGCCTGGGAGAGAGAGTGGAACCAGGAGAGCTTGGACACTTTTCTTATTATGGAG AATATCCTGGTGAATACTATGGCTCAGGAGGGAATTATGAGTACTTTCAAGGCCCACCATTATCGCAAGCACAGACTCCAGCAGACCTGGGCTTTGTGCCCTCCACAGTCCCGGCTGGCACTCCACTAGGAGCCATAGACCACCATCATCCTGGGCACCACTGTCCCGGAGAGGTTCAGTGTTTCTCTGATACATTATCTCATCATCCCGTGGACTCACCAAGTCCGGAGCCCAATGGACCAAGTTCAATTCACAGCATCTCCAGTGAAATGTGTGGCCCCAGCACGCCCTTCACCACTGTTTCTCTCAGTGACAACGGATACACCAACCAGCTGTCACAGCCCTCTTCAGAAATGAGTGAAGGCACTGTTTGGTAA